A stretch of Calditrichota bacterium DNA encodes these proteins:
- a CDS encoding biopolymer transporter ExbD gives MAFRPSLRSSRTFAEQVEINLFPVMNLMVVLIPLLLSTVTFVRIGVIQLDLPPAPLVQGPGASGMPTEMARTLDLAVSITEQGFYISSALGVLRGEGGGPYIPKKLSEDGSQVYDYERLSSVLLEIKSRAQGKFADDERIIINADPGVRYQVVVSTMDAARSCQVEGRTVSLFPQVALAAGIQ, from the coding sequence ATGGCATTTCGACCTTCGCTCAGAAGCAGCCGCACCTTCGCCGAGCAGGTGGAGATCAACCTCTTTCCGGTGATGAACCTGATGGTGGTCCTCATCCCCCTGCTGCTGTCCACGGTGACATTTGTGCGCATCGGGGTCATCCAGCTTGACCTACCGCCGGCGCCGCTGGTGCAAGGACCGGGTGCCAGTGGCATGCCTACAGAGATGGCGCGCACCTTGGATTTGGCAGTCAGCATCACCGAACAGGGCTTTTACATCTCTAGCGCGCTCGGTGTGCTGAGGGGTGAAGGCGGTGGTCCCTACATCCCCAAGAAGCTTAGCGAGGACGGCTCGCAGGTGTACGACTATGAGCGCTTGTCCAGCGTGCTCCTTGAGATCAAGAGTCGGGCTCAGGGGAAATTTGCTGATGACGAGCGCATTATCATCAATGCGGACCCAGGGGTCCGTTATCAGGTGGTTGTTTCGACCATGGACGCCGCGCGCTCGTGCCAGGTAGAGGGCCGCACAGTGAGCCTCTTTCCGCAGGTGGCGCTCGCCGCCGGCATCCAGTGA
- a CDS encoding biopolymer transporter ExbD encodes MAYIPSRIKKHDTNPGKRFLNLTSLMDMFTIILVFLLKSYSTEGGLIHPSENLTLPKSTVEKIPETALDVIVSKETVVVNEDVVETVANVAQQEGLIVPRLRDKLKVYADRAKEAEQKYGIKFSGRVNVQADKDLEYGILVKVLATCGACEYTNLHLAVYQLERPTGRPAETASPM; translated from the coding sequence ATGGCCTATATTCCCTCGCGCATCAAGAAGCATGATACCAACCCAGGCAAGAGGTTCCTCAACTTGACCTCCTTGATGGACATGTTCACCATCATCCTGGTGTTCTTGCTGAAGAGCTACTCTACGGAGGGCGGGTTGATTCACCCCTCGGAGAACTTGACCCTGCCCAAGTCCACTGTGGAGAAGATTCCCGAGACGGCGTTGGACGTGATCGTCTCCAAGGAGACGGTCGTGGTGAACGAAGACGTCGTGGAGACGGTGGCGAACGTGGCGCAGCAAGAGGGGCTGATCGTGCCGAGACTCCGGGACAAGCTTAAGGTCTACGCTGACCGCGCCAAGGAGGCCGAGCAGAAGTACGGCATCAAGTTCTCGGGCAGGGTGAACGTCCAGGCAGACAAAGACCTCGAGTATGGCATCCTGGTGAAGGTTCTCGCCACCTGCGGCGCGTGTGAGTACACGAACCTGCATCTGGCCGTCTACCAGCTGGAACGTCCCACCGG